In Natator depressus isolate rNatDep1 chromosome 9, rNatDep2.hap1, whole genome shotgun sequence, a single genomic region encodes these proteins:
- the MARS2 gene encoding methionine--tRNA ligase, mitochondrial, protein MLWLRARCLLRPARRPLAAPPRRRSSGSGRRWLLTTPIFYVNGPPHIGHLYSALLADALHRHRGLLGPGPGRLTTGTDEHGLKIQQAAAAAGTSPPELCAQVSGLFRDLFCRAAVSFTDFIRTTEPRHRRAVQCFWAALQDRGLLYKDFYEGWYCTPDECFLTQAQVTERPDAQGRPCKVSLESGHQVLRCAAFLPALLLAWPDASLPRGPEQVHWTKEENYMFKLSEFQEPLRKWLQGNRHVISPEPFYQVVRRWLEEDLPDLSVSRERSRLQWGIPVPGDSTQTIYVWVDALVNYLTVAGYPDAHHAWWPTAHHVVGKDILKFHAIYWPALLMAVGLDPPEQICVHSHWTVHGQKMSKSLGNVVDPVACFKQYTVDGFRYFLLRQGVPERDCDYYEEKVIKLVNSELADALGGLLNRCTASSINPSGIYPHFSESCFRKGSDHVDVEASGRALAEDYELVASVDHLPLQVTDYFEHFQIYKALESIVACVRQTNGFFQRHAPWKLCRENPAEKCWLDTVLHVTLECLRIYGILLQPVIPATADKLLSRLAVKPEERTFTDLTFLPRYHGKPSPFEGRRLGPDTGALFPRLETPGRRRMETKGLRL, encoded by the exons ATGCTGTGGTTACGGGCGCGCTGCCTTCTCCGCCCAGCGCGGCGGCCGCTCGCGGCCCCTCCCCGGCGGCGAAGCTCCGGGTCCGGCCGCCGCTGGCTTCTCACCACCCCGATCTTCTACGTGAACGGGCCGCCGCACATCGGGCACCTCTACTCGGCGCTGCTGGCCGACGCCTTGCACCGACATCGGGGCCTGCTGGGGCCGGGCCCGGGCCGCCTCACCACCG GGACTGACGAGCACGGACTGAAGATCCAGCAGGCGGCGGCAGCGGCCGGGACGTCTCCGCCGGAGCTCTGCGCGCAGGTGTCCGGCCTGTTCCGCGACCTCTTCTGCCGGGCTGCCGTCTCCTTCACCGACTTCATCCGCACCACGGAGCCTCGCCACCGCCGGGCGGTGCAGTGCTTCTGGGCGGCGCTGCAGGACCGCGGGCTGCTCTACAAGGACTTTTACGAGGGCTGGTACTGCACCCCGGACGAGTGCTTCCTGACCCAGGCCCAGGTCACCGAGCGCCCCGACGCCCAGGGCCGCCCCTGCAAGGTCTCGCTGGAGAGCGGCCATCAGGTACTGCGCTGCGCTGccttcctccctgccctcctcttGGCATGGCCCGATGCTTCCCTGCCTCGCGGGCCAGAGCAG GTGCACTGGACCAAAGAGGAGAATTACATGTTCAAGCTGTCTGAATTTCAAGAGCCATTACGGAAGTGGCTCCAGGGGAATCGGCACGTAATCTCCCCAGAGCCCTTCTACCAGGTGGTGCGCCGATGGCTGGAAGAGGACTTGCCAGACCTGTCTGTCTCCCGTGAGAGAAGCCGATTACAGTGGGGTATCCCTGTCCCTGGTGATTCAACACAAACCATTTATGTGTGGGTAGATGCCTTGGTGAACTATCTGACCGTAGCGGGTTACCCTGATGCACACCATGCCTGGTGGCCAACTGCTCACCATGTTGTTGGCAAGGACATCCTCAAGTTCCATGCCATCTACTGGCCAGCATTACTCATGGCTGTGGGGCTTGATCCTCCAGAGCAGATCTGTGTGCACTCCCATTGGACAGTCCATGGGCAAAAGATGTCGAAAAGCCTGGGCAATGTGGTGGATCCAGTGGCATGTTTCAAGCAGTACACGGTGGATGGCTTTAGGTACTTCCTGCTAAGGCAAGGTGTCCCTGAGCGAGACTGTGACTATTACGAGGAGAAAGTTATTAAGCTGGTGAATTCTGAGCTGGCAGATGCGCTTGGGGGGCTTCTCAACCGCTGTACAGCCTCTAGCATCAACCCCAGTGGGATTTACCCACATTTCTCAGAGTCTTGCTTTCGAAAGGGCTCTGACCACGTGGATGTGGAAGCCTCAGGTAGGGCTTTGGCTGAGGACTACGAGCTGGTAGCATCAGTTGATCACCTGCCTCTCCAGGTGACTGATTATTTTGAACACTTCCAAATATACAAGGCTTTAGAATCCATTGTTGCATGTGTGAGGCAGACCAATGGCTTCTTCCAGAGACACGCACCCTGGAAGCTGTGCCGAGAGAACCCTGCAGAGAAGTGCTGGCTTGACACAGTCCTTCATGTGACTCTGGAATGTCTGCGGATTTACGGGATTCTGCTGCAGCCAGTGATTCCAGCCACAGCGGACAAGTTACTTTCCAGGCTGGCTGTTAAGCCTGAGGAAAGGACTTTCACAGACTTGACCTTTCTGCCTCGCTACCATGGAAAGCCAAGTCCCTTTGAAGGAAGAAGACTTGGCCCTGACACGGGAGCCTTATTTCCTAGGCTGGAAACACCAGGAAGGCGTCGGATGGAAACTAAAGGCCTTAGACTTTGA